From Mytilus edulis chromosome 9, xbMytEdul2.2, whole genome shotgun sequence, the proteins below share one genomic window:
- the LOC139487425 gene encoding centrosomal protein of 131 kDa-like has protein sequence MTSRSQKSDLNLSLTGSQISSSSKSRPLHRPSSVTDVRQSKGDVQKSQSSTKKRNSLHGVDNLSQRSDASSARKKNPRQHGRSPSDDFLELFENSMQPKIKAPSASQKKPGPNAVKVLWQPSPKKFGAGDSARTNSTARSNSTSKTNSTARTENKDFDDFLPPSDRQENFFQPSSVRSSSDSEEDCLSSSLSKIQALKEKHKLQQDKMNDLFLSPRDRVVKSQRDRVVKDAVPKASNFSGIANNMVVTSKPQQVKASLSNIENSYQNIKHKTPVNEVKKQDVSQQLKKQDTSQQIGRNIAEDFIKTLNNAATKIQRCYREHKAQQLRNEATVKAGEAALKRLLQQKKQDHVDHKILDLDFLSEDESEKKSVEDRKKLREEKARQARQQAIQELQKKRELKREEVKRKAEEEISYLQASGKITKKPLRVGKKKSPVSPVPSKSKDSNTSVSTLKDEEEDLLESVSNINPGESSRESARKERSEAASTKTTLDDLLDTLKKLEADEQLETPKPVTKNAWLEDIDKDSTKSHLTTEKLQKLNSVGESVSKSGFLTDDKLKSIMTFLDEVQTSDRLSSVDQELAKESHNFELPPMLVPSADELLQLDHAKEAADEVTSTVLSQRMELDEKKRSCSMLQKALNQQRELTVRHAREAEREMNKRLDVQKDEYEEAIKRHLGFIDQLIDDKKSMSEKCEKLVKELKTIDKKYQDKIRSLDDRHGLETQKLKDMHEAAEKLRRERWIEDKTKKIKEMTVKGLEPEIQRLIAKHKSELKKIKQIHEAELLESDERAAQRYVKMTEELRDQLAKEKEAACARERELSKQRYEKELKNEEDAYQQQRRRLHAEVQEEKDRVSQQATRQRTELDRLQRQLEDSHAHALTAMKQEYEKSREEQERRHYDEMRDSKEKLKLEKESWEQNFLKKQETWVVQKERELKEQVKRERDKEIEMVITQLEDDATSTREDIERASEHKTRRLREKYEAEMKDLERSERQALEKYNEMKARLTEVDGENECYKVQLKQKDQEIASLKKLTDKMHQERDRVSDIIRQEFADRLVTTDEENKRLKNGMSEMKARHRIELDRQKEHIEEIRKQKDEEMEEVHKRVKDAILKKEEIVTQIKQQYQAAQKRADHLEGLLQQQRKQLLGK, from the exons ATGACTTCAAGAAGTCAGAAGTCAGATTTAAATCTCAGCTTGACTGGATCCCAGATATCCTCAAGTTCAAAGTCACGTCCTTTACATCGGCCTAGTTCTGTTACTGATGTAAGACAATCTAAAGGG GATGTACAGAAATCACAGTCCAGTACAAAAAAGAGGAATTCTCTACATG gAGTTGATAATTTAAGTCAAAGAAGTGATGCATCTTCAGCTCGGAAGAAAAATCCAAGGCAACATGGGAGATCTCCTAG tgATGACTTCCTGGAACTGTTTGAGAATTCAATGCAACCAAAGATCAAAGCTCCTTCAGCTTCCCAGAAGAAACCAGGACCCAATGCAGTTAAAGTTCTCTGGCAGCCAAGC ccAAAGAAATTTGGAGCAGGTGATAGTGCAAGAACAAATAGTACGGCAAGATCTAATAgtacatcaaaaacaaatagtACAGCAAGAACAGAGAATAaagattttgatgattttttaccTCCATCAGACAGACAGGAGAATTTTTTCCAACCATCTAGTGTTCGTAGCAGCTCTGATTCAGAAGAAGACTGTTTATCATCCAGCTTGAGTAAAATACAAGCACTTAAAGAAAAACATAAACTTCAACAAGATAAAATGAATGATTTATTCCTCAGTCCCCGTGATAGGGTTGTGAAAAGTCAACGTGATAGGGTTGTGAAAGACGCAGTGCCTAAAGCTAGTAACTTTAGTGGTATCGCTAACAATATGGTTGTAACTAGTAAACCTCAACAAGTGAAAGCATCGTTGTCAAATATAGAaaattcttatcaaaatattaaacataaaacTCCTGTTAATGAAGTGAAAAAACAAGATGTGTcgcaacaattaaaaaaacaagataCATCACAACAAATAGGTCGGAATATTGCAGAGGATTTTATAAAGACTTTAAACAATGCAGCAACAAAAATTCAGCGATGCTATCGTGAGCACAAAGCTCAGCAATTGAGAAATGAGGCAACTGTGAAAGCAGGAGAAGCAGCCCTTAAACgtttacttcaacagaaaaaacagGATCATGTTGATCATAAAATattggacttagattttcttagTGAGGATGAAAGTGAGAAAAAAAGTGTTGAAGACAGGAAAAAATTAAGAGAGGAAAAAGCTAGGCAAGCAAGACAACAAGCTATTCAG GAATTACAGAAAAAAAGGGAACTAAAAAGGGAAGAAGTTAAAAGAAAAGCAGAGGAGGAAATATCATATTTACAAGCAAGTGGcaaaataactaaaaaaccaTTACGTGTAGGAAAGAAGAAATCACCAGTCAGTCCTGTACCCAGTAAATCTAAAGATAGTAATACTTCTGTTTCTACACTTAAAGATGAGGAGGAAGATTTATTAGAG tcagtatcaaaTATTAACCCCGGAGAGTCTAGTCGAGAGAGTGCAAGAAAAGAAAGAAGTGAGGCTGCATCAACTAAAACAACATTAGACGATCTGTTAGATACTCTTAAAAAGTTAGAAGCTGATGAGCAGTTGGAAACTCCTAAACCAGTCACTAAGAATGCATGGT TGGAAGACATAGATAAAGATTCAACAAAATCACATCTTACAACAGAGAAATTACAGAAATTAAACTCAGTAGGAGAGTCTGTTAGTAAAAGTGGGTTTTTGACAGACGATAAGTTGAAAAGTATAATGACCTTCTTGGATGAAGTACAGACATCAGACAGACTCAGTTCTGTGGACCAG GAACTAGCGAAAGAATCTCATAATTTTGAGTTACCTCCCATGCTAGTACCATCGGCTGATGAACTTCTACAGTTGGACCATGCTAAGGAGGCTGCTGATGAAGTAACGTCTACAGTTCTGTCACAGAGAATGGAATTAGACGAGAAAAAGAGAAGTTGTTCTATGTTGCAGAAAGCTTTG AACCAGCAAAGGGAGTTAACTGTACGACATGCAAGAGAAGCAGAAAGAGAAATGAACAAAAGATTAGATGTCCAAAAAGATGAATATGAGGAAGCTATAAAAAGACATTTAGGATTTATAGATCAG CTTATTGATGACAAAAAATCTATGTCTGAAAAATGTGAAAAGTTAGTGAAGGAGCTGAAGACTATAGACAAGAAATACCAGGATAAAATTAGATCTTTAGATGATAG ACATGGTTTAGAAACACAGAAGCTGAAAGACATGCATGAAGCAGCAGAAAAATTACGGAGAGAAAGATGGATTGAAGATAAAACGAAAAAGATTAAA GAAATGACAGTTAAAGGATTAGAACCAGAAATTCAAAGATTGATTGCAAAACATAAATCTGAGTTAAAGAAAATCAAACAGATCCATGAAGCTGAGTTACTGGAATCTGACGAGAGAGCAGCTCAGAGATATGTTAAAATGACAGAAGAACTGCGAGATCAATTAGCCAAAGAAAAGGAAGCTGCTTGTGCAAGAGAAAGAGAACTCAGCAAACAAAG ATATGAGAAAGAGTTAAAGAATGAGGAAGACGCCTACCAGCAACAGAGGAGGAGGTTACATGCTGAGGTCCAGGAAGAGAAAGATCGTGTATCACAGCAGGCCACACGACAGAGAACAGAGTTAGATAGACTACAACGACAATTAGAAGATAGTCATGCTCATGCATTAACAGCTATGAAACAAGAATATGAAAAAAGTCGAGAAGAACAAGAAAGACGGCATTAT GATGAAATGAGAGACAGTAAAGAAAAGTTAAAGCTAGAAAAAGAATCTTGGGAGCAAAATTTTCTGAAGAAGCAAGAAACATGGGTTGTGCAAAAAGAACGAGAATTGAAAGAGCAGGTGAAAAGAGAGCGAGACAAGGAAATAGAAATGGTGATCACACAACTAGAGGATGATGCCACATCAACACGAGAAGATATAGAGCGAGCATCAGAACATAAAACGAG GAGATTGAGAGAAAAATATGAGGCTGAAATGAAAGATTTAGAGAGATCTGAAAGGCAGGCATtagaaaaatataatgaaatgaaG GCAAGACTTACAGAAGTTGATGGTGAAAATGAGTGTTATAAGGTACAACTGAAACAGAAAGATCAAGAAATAGCCAGTCTTAAAAAG ttaaCAGATAAAATGCACCAGGAACGAGACCGTGTTTCTGATATAATCAGACAGGAGTTTGCAGATCGTTTAGTGACAACTGACGAGGAAAACAAACGACTGAAGAACGGAATGTCAGAGATGAAGGCAAGACACAGAATAGAGCTGGATAGACAGAAAGAACATATAGAGGAAATAAGAAAACAGAAGGATGAAGAGATGGAGGAGGTTCATAAGAG